The window AAGGCGTGGGCGCAAGCTGAACCTGAATAATCCATCTTAAGATTTCTTCAGGATTGCCCTCATACTTTTCAGCTATCTCTTGATTGAAAAAATGGATTCCTTGTATCATATTTTGACTGATGTCTAAGTATTCCTGTTCGGTAATGAGCTGTTTCGCGATCGTATCATCGAAAATTTTAGGTGTGTCATTGCAGCTATGGTAAGCTCGGCTAAAAGCAGACACTAAGGATGTAATACTGGACTCATTTTGTTTCACTCTTTTTTCCTCCCGAAAAAAAATTCCCCTGGCCAGGAGAATTTAATCATACAGGGAAAATATTAAAAAGTAAAATTATAGCATAAAAATTTTTATTTGTCAATATGAATTATTTTTAAATTGAAATTTTGGAATGAAATAATAAAGGTTTTACATAAAGAGGCATGATTAGCGAATCTTAAGGGCTAATCATGCTTTTTTATTTTTTCTAAAATCAACACACTCATGTTTAACAGAGCCTTTGCTAAAAAAAGTTTTTGCTGGAACGTAACGTATCTAAAAGTATGCTCGTCTATTAGTTTGGAGGTGATGAAATGGGGAGTACTACCCAATTAGATCATCATTCAAAATTCCCAGAAGATCCTTCCGATGCACTTGAGGAAATGATGTCTCGATATGGTTCACTCGTACTGCGTACAGCTTATTTTTACCTCGGTGATAGGTTTCTGGCAGAGGATGCGAGCCAGGAAGCATTTATGAAGGCCTATAGAAATTGGAAAAAGTTTCGCGGAGATAGCAGTGTGAAAACATGGATAGTTAAAATTACAATTCATGTCTGTTATGACAAATTAAGAAAAAAGTCATCCAAAGAGCAGCCTATTGATCCAGCTGAAGTGATGACTCCTGTTCATTACGATCTGGAACAAGAAGTAATAAAGAAAATGGAGAGTACACAGATATTAAAATATGTCCTTCAATTACCACCACATTATCAAGAGGTTATTTATCTCTATTACTATCTTGATTTCAACACTTTGGAAATAGCCAAAATGACAGGAACACGAGACGGGACAATTCGGACAAGACTTCATCGGGCAAGGTCTTTAATAGAGGATCTTATCACAAAGGAGGACTTGATACATGAAGGGTCCAAATGATGAAAAATGGAACATTTTAAAAGAAGAAGCAGATCAACTACTATTTCACCAGCTAGAGTTTACGGATCAAATGAAAGAAAAGGTGAGGCAGAAAAGCAAGGAAGGTTCTACTAAAAGATTTTTCGTTCTAACAAAATGGAAAAAACGGATGCTGATGATGACATCAGCTGCTGCAGTAATGGTTCTTATTTTTATTTCGACAATGACTATAAGAAATACAGAGAAAATTGATTCACCTAATGAATTGAACATCTTTATGGAGGAGGCTGAAAATTCTCAAATTGCTGCTGATCTACCAGCTATAAATAACTGGACATTAGAGGGATTAGAGAAGGTCAAGCACTCGTTTCCTGAAGCGGTTTTGATCCCAACCTATATACCAGAGCCCTTTACTATAGGAGAGATTCATGCTTCTGGTCCAAACCAGGGAGAAGCCAATCAAGTTGTTATCACCAATATCTTTGAGGACCAATCCTACCTGGTGATCATTGAAAAGTTGATACCAGGCCTTAATGAGTCACAGGGATTTGAACAAGTTGATATTAATGGTGTAAATGGATTGATGAGAACGGAAGACGGAAATGATTATATGGATACAGAGGTACGGTGGGTGCTTGATGACTACCAATATTTAGTGATTGGAGCACTTTCTCCCGAAGAGGCACTGAAGGTGGCTCGATCATTCGAATAGGAGAATGGAGGAAACAAAATGATGCGAAGGCTATTGACTTCCATTTTGATAGGGCTGTGTTTAACGTTTATGATGACAGCGACCGTTTATGCTACGACAGAGGAAATGTTTGAAAAACAAGCAGAAATAGACCAAATCTTATTTGAGGAAAAAAGTGGAGAGCTTGAAGCAAAAGGTATAATCGTCACACATACAGCTTCCTTGGAGGATAAAATCGAAATTGGAATAGCTGATTTCACTAAAGAAAAAGCGCAATATTTCTATGATCTACTAGGAAAGGAGGAGGTCATCATCGTAGCAGGGGAACAGGCCGTTGCATTTGGTGCAGACGGTGGACCAGCAGATAACAACTTGGTGGAAGATAATGCTGCGATGGAGGCAACTGAAGAAGGAGCAGCAGCAAAGGAGAAAGAAAGCTCCAAAATATTATATGTCCTTGGGGCAGGCGTAATTGTGTTGGGAGCAGGGATTGCTTTTATTCTTCGTAAAAAAACAAATGTAAAAGGTTAAGTACTTTTATGGACAAGGGATAATATAATCCCTTGTTTTTTCTTTTATGCCTATTGTTCATTCGTGAAATGACTGAATATATAGACCTCGTCACGTGTTGTATAAAAAGCTAATGATGATTGAACATTAAGAATGTGGCATTTATGGGAATTTTTATTAAGGATAGCATTGGCAAAAAATTACTTGCTTGTTTAGTAGGAGGAGTACATCATGAGAAGTTTACCAAAGAATTTTTTATGGGGTGGTGCATTAGCAGCCCATCAATTTGAAGGTGGTTGGAATGAAGGAGGGAAAGGCCCAAGTGTTGTCGATGTAATGA of the Bacillus tuaregi genome contains:
- a CDS encoding sigma-70 family RNA polymerase sigma factor; amino-acid sequence: MGSTTQLDHHSKFPEDPSDALEEMMSRYGSLVLRTAYFYLGDRFLAEDASQEAFMKAYRNWKKFRGDSSVKTWIVKITIHVCYDKLRKKSSKEQPIDPAEVMTPVHYDLEQEVIKKMESTQILKYVLQLPPHYQEVIYLYYYLDFNTLEIAKMTGTRDGTIRTRLHRARSLIEDLITKEDLIHEGSK